The DNA sequence TGGTTCAATCGTTCCCGTCGGCAAATACCACGGCACACCTGCAAGCAAAATGAGAGCGAGTACGATCCAAATCCACTTCTTGCGGATCGGTTCTTTTATTTTACGACTAGACACAACCATCCTCCTTACATTAATCACACAATGATTTCATCTATTTTAGCAGAGTGTCGCCTTAAAGTGCAACAGTACCGCCAGAAAATGTCCGGATCACGTCTCCAGAAAGCGTCCGTATAGTGTCTAATGTGAGTATTCGACAAAAAAGCGGATAGGGAACCTTCCCCATCCGCTTTTCATTAAATCTTACTTCATAGCATCTTCATTGTATCTACATTCATCGTCCTTACTGCACATGCGGGTAACTAATCAAGTTAACGAACATGCGATAGCCACCAGGAATTTGGCTTTGAATTTGTCGGTACCACACTAAGCTCGTATAGACGTAACTGCCTTCCCCGTAATTGGCGGTGAGCAATCCACCGGTAAACGGCTCTTCGCCGGGATCGGCCATCGACAACAGCGGTGTGTACGCCTTATCCCAACTCGACGGGAAGTAAAGTCCGCGCTCTTGGACCCAGCCGTTAAAGTCGGCTTCCGCAATCGCATTAGGAGCGTGGAAAACAGGGTGTTCTGGCGCCAAAATCGTCACCGGTGCTGTTTCATCGGTCACGCGCCACTGGATTGACGGTTCGCCAGGTTGCAGCGGGAACGGGGACAACTGTGGCGACCAGTTGTCTCCCGGTTTATGGTATTGCATGACGACGTGACCGCCCCGTTTGACATAGTCGAGCAAACGATCGTTGTGCGCCCGCAAATCGTCGCGACTTAAATAAGCGCGAATGCCGACGACGATCGTATCGTAGCGTGACAGATCGCCACTTGCAAGATCCCTCTCGGAGAGGAGTGTAACGTCCATGCCCGCTTGCTTAAGCGCCTCAGCTACGCCGTCAAAGCCGCTGTCTACGTAGCCTACTTTTAACCCTTCCACCATCTTCAGCGGGAAAGCCTCGACAGTTACTTGGCTGTCTCTCAACCAATAGCTCCTCCCGATGTGATCGTACTGAATGGGTTGCACTTGCGCAGAAAAACTGCTGCCCTTCGCATTGTGCGCCGTCACGTCGATTGTATACGTCCCGGGCGTCGTGTCTGCTGTTGGCGTGAGGACAAAGCGCACATCCTTTTGCTCCCCTTGCTTCTTGAACGCGACATTTATTCGCTCCGGTGCGACACGCCAACCGTCGGGCGCATTGACCGCGATATAGCCGTCGTTTCGTCCGTTCACATAGTTCGTCACTCGCGCCTGTACGGAAAGTGACTCACCGTTTTTCTCCGAGTTGAACATCGTTTTCTCGGGGGTGAGCTGTAAACCGAAGTCCGGTAATACGGCGACCGTATTCGCGGGATTGACTTGTTCGGCGATGCGCACACCTTTTAACGAATAACTGACTGTCGCCCGTAAAACCGCATCGTCGTAGGGGCGGAAAAACGAGGCATCCTTCGCCACTTTCACTCTAAAGGAAAGCTGTCGTTTTTCACCAGGCTTCACCCGGGCAATTTTTTTGACACGTGTCACTTCCCACCCTTTCGGTACGATCGGCTTAACTTGCACATTCGTTAATGCGTAGGCACCTTTATTGTGAACCGTAAACGTGACGTCTGTTTCCGCGCCACGCGTCAGTTGCATGTTTTTTGGCTGTAAGGTGAGCTGTACATCGGATGCGACAGCACTTGCCCGTTGCAGCTGTTGCTCTTTCACTAGCAGTCGATGCATTAGGTCTACCCGCGTATCCTCAGGCAATTGCCGGCGGTCTTTGTCGACGGCCTTCAACAAAGCTCGCGTCTCTTGCAATGCCTTTCGCCCCTGCTTAACGATGTTGTCTTTATTCGGATAAGCCGCAACGACGCGATCCAACTGTCGTTGATACGCCGGGAGCGCCTTTTTCCACTTCTTACTAGACAACCCTTTCCCATAGTCGGCAAAATCGTACGGCAACGCGTCAAAGATCGTTCGTTCGCGACCCGAGTTGACGACACTGTCAGCCAAATAGAGCGACACATAGTAGTCTTCTACCGGTAGATCGCGACCCATGCCTTGGCTTTTGTGTAAGTAGCGCGAGTCCTCGCCCAGTTGCGGATACGTCTTTCCGTAGACGGCATCGACGGTACCAATATTAAAGCGCAACGTTTCTTCTTCCTTCGTTCCCGGTAAGTACAGTTTGCGCGGTTGCCAAGGGCTTAGTCCTTCCGCCAACTGTTCCGGAAATACAGCTGGATCTGCCGCATCGCGAAACGCGCGCACCGTCAGTTGATTCATGGCGCGATGATGGCCGTGCTGGGATGGGACATCCCTAAATGACGGATACAATATGTCTGGCCGCTGTTCGCGGATCTCGCGAACGAGCCGTTCGTAAGTCACTTCCTCGCCCCATTTTTCTAGCGTTTCTTCCGGGGATTTGGAGAATCCGAAATCGTAAATGGCATCATCCAGCTCACGACTCAGTTGCGACAAATGGATGTTCGTCACTTTCGACGCTTCTTGCAACTCGAGTGAGCGAACGATTCCTAAGCCGTTCCCTAACTCGTTGCCGATCTCGTTTTGCCCACCTTCGCCGCGGTTGGCAATCACGCTGCTCGTACGTACCCCTTTTCCGAGGGAAAGGTACGCTAACAGGGCACTAAACTCGTCGTCTGGGTGCGCGCCCGTATTCATAAAGCTCACAATGGTGTCAAGGGGCCGCACGACTTTCCATAGCTCAACTTCTTCATTCGTCGATGCACGCTTACCTGTATCGTCCCTGTTCATCTCGGCTTTCACGACGTTTGCGCTTTCAACGGAAGACGACATCGACCACCACGAGCTAGCGACAAGTAAACACACCACAAGACATAGTGATACGACTGTTTTAAATTTCATCGTTCTACCCAAATTTAACCCCTCCGCTGCGTGCTAGTTTAATGTGGGCGTTATGTATCCCTATACAACTATATAAAAGTGAAACACCACGGTGTCTACTGTCTCATACTAGCATGTGCATACCCTTAAAAAAAGCGCTTCCACGTTATATTTAATGACTTAGGTCAGGCCCAATGACTTAGGTCATCCCTAATTCTTCATATCATTTTCGCAACATTACGCAAAACCTAACAGTGAACATAATGAAAAAAGACGTAAAAGTCCTTTACCTTTTCCGGGAAACCGATTACAATAACGAATACCGATCATCAGGCAACTCTCCCCGTTAACCCCACATATTTGTACGAGTAAGCTCGGCGACCTCGCCAGCGTCATAGGAGGTGTCGTACGCGTGTTACAAGCACACGACAGTGTGTGAAAAGGAATCGTATAAAAAGGAATCGTATAAAGGGGGCATTTTCCTTGAAAACAGTCAAATGGGTCGTGCTGCCACTCGTGCTCGTCTTAGTTTTTGGCAGCTTACTGGGGTGCATGGCACCGAGCGATCACAGCGGTCAAGCAGACAAAAGAGGTACAGAAACAGGTTCGAAAGGAAAAGGAACGAAGGAATTAGAGGAAAAAGTCGTCGTCTACTCCCCACACGGCAAAGATATATTGAGCGACTTCGAAAAACAATTTACAGAGGCGCACCCAGGCGTAAAAGTCGAGTGGCTCGATATAGGTTCCCAAGAAATTCTCGATCGGGTGCGCTCGGAAAAAGATAACCCGCAAGCAGACATTTGGTGGGGGGCGCCTTCGGTAATGTTTGACCAAGCAAAAGAAGAAGGGCTGTTAGAGCCTTACAAACCTTCCTACGCAAGTGCGCTAGCGGAAGAGTTTCACGCACCCGACTTCTCTTGGAGTGGGACGAGCCAAACGCCGGAAGTCATTATGTACAACTCCAAACAACTATCTGCGGAAGAAGTGCCACAGGACTGGGACGATTTATTAGATGCGAAATGGAAAGATAAAATCGTCATCCGCTACCCACTCGCTTCCGGTACGATGCGCACGATTTACTCAGCGATGATCTGGCGAACGTATAAAGACACGAACGACCCACAAGAAGGCTACGAATGGCTGCAAGCGTTAGACAAAAACACGCGGGAGTACTCGGCCAACCCGGAAATGATGTACACGAAAATCGCCCGCGGCGAAGGAGTCCTCACGGTGTGGAACATGCCAGACACGGTCATGTTGAAAGAAGAGAAAAACTACCCGTTCGACTTCGTCATCCCTAAAAGTGGCACGCCAGTGTTGACGGAAGGGATCGCTCTCCTCAAAGGGGCGAAACACCCCGAGGCGGCGAAGGCCTTTTACGAATTCGTCAACACGCCGGAAGCTACTAAGTTGCTTGCAGAAAAATATTACCGCATCCCAACCCGGAACGACGTCACCGATCTGCCAAAGTGGATTACCGAAACCGAAATTAAACCGATGGCTATCGATTGGGCGACATTTCAGGACAAAGAAGACGAATGGATGGACTATTGGGATACGAAAATTAAAAGCGGCAGCAAGGAAGTGAAGGAGTAATTGATCGATCGGAGTGAACACGTATGAGTTCTGTTCAACTAACAGATGTCGTCAAACAATTTGGTACAGTCACCGCCGTCGACCGGCTAAATTTAAGTATTGAGAACGGCGAATTTTTTACTTTACTCGGTCCGAGCGGCTGCGGTAAAACGACGACCTTGCGAATGGTGGCCGGTTTTTACTATCCTACGGCCGGCCGCGTCTTCTTTAACGCGCGGGACATGACGTTAGTACCACCTAACAAGCGCAATACGGGCATGGTTTTTCAAAACTATGCCCTCTTTCCACACATGACCGTGTTTGAAAATGTCGCCTTTGGATTGAAAGTGCGCAACGTCAGTAAGCATGAACTTAAGCGACGGGTGTACGAAGCGCTAGAGATGGTTCGCCTCAGTGCATACGGCGCAAGGCGCATCGGACAGTTGAGCGGCGGCCAGCAACAACGGGTGGCGTTGGCACGCGCCCTCGTCATCCGCCCCGATATTTTGTTGCTCGACGAACCGCTATCGAATTTAGATGCGCGTTTGCGCGACGAAATGCGCGGTGAAATTCAAAGCTTACAGCGGGAACTCGGCATTACGACGATTTACGTCACCCACGATCAAGTGGAGGCGCTTACGATGAGCGATCGCATGGCCGTGTTTAACGAAGGGGTGTGTCAACAAATCGGCACGCCGTCCGACATATACAATTACCCGCGCAACGCGTTCATCGCGCGCTTCGTCGGGGAAACAAGCTTACTGCCCTGCACGATTACCGATGTATCCGCTGACCGCGTCACCGTGCGTACCGACAGTGGACATACGTTAATCGTCCTTCGCTCAGGCGAAACGATTGGCGACGTCGACTTGCAGCCCGGGAACGACAACGTTTCCTTGTCGATCCGTCCGGAAGCGGTAGAGCTAGCGTTTAGAAACGGTGAAGGGACGATAGAGCTGACGAATAAGTCGGTGGACGAGGAACGGCCGAAGGGGCTTGCGAATGAGTCGGTTGGGAGAGGACTGGCAAACGACGCAAACGGAGGCACAGTGAGCGAACATGTGGTACGAGGAAACTCGCGTTATAGAAATACGTCGAACGCGAACACGTCTAACGATAATACATCGTACGGGCATCCGTCACTCGCGAATACCGTACAAGGGCGCGTGAAACGCGTTCAGTTTACAGGCTCGGCGGTGAACTGCATCGTCGAACTAGACGGCGGTGCCTCTCTCCGCGCGATGATGTTGAACTGTCGGCATTCGGTTGCGCAAGTGAAAGAGGGTGACACGACGTGGTTTCAAATTCCGAGCACAGGGCTGCGTCTCATTCCAAACAGTTAAAGCTCCTGCCACAGCTCGACCCTGGACGCCCTCCCGTTTGGAACTATTTATGTTCTGATCGCGCGCTCACGTACGTCTTGCTCCTGCCCGTCTTATACGTACTCGTCGCTTTCGTCCTCTACCCTTCGTTTAAAACGTTGTGGGAAAGTTTCTTTACGAAGGATGGCGCGTTTGGCCTGACGAATTATGCCCATTTTTTCGGTGCAGAAACGGGAACGTATTTAGAAGCGCTCTGGAATAGCGTGTACATCTCCGTCTTGAGTGTCATCTTCAGCGCTTGCGTCGGTGTCCCCCTCGCCTTCATTTTTAACCGGTATCAATTTCCGGGGCGCTCTTTTTTTGCGACTGCGGCGATCATGCCGATCGTCCTACCTTCCCTCGTCGGGGTGATGTCCTTCATGTTTTTATACGGGGAAACCGGACTAATCCCGAGTGCCTTAAAAGATTTGTTTCACCTCGATAACGTGCCGTTCAGCATTGGCGGCGTTTCCGGTATTTTACTCGTCCACACGTATACGATGTACGTGTACTTTTACATGACGGTCTCTGCGACGATTAACAACATTGACCCTGCACTAGAGGAGGCGGCATACAATTTGGGCGCCAACCGGGTCACCGTCTTTTTTAAAGTGACGTTACCTTTACTCACGCCTGCACTCGTCGCCGGCTCACTGCTCGTATTTATGACCTCGATGGCGTCGTTTAGCGCACCGTTTATGCTCGCCGGCGGGTACCGCGTGCTCAGTTTGCAAATATATTTTGCCAAAATGAACGGCGACTTGGAGATGGCAGCGGCACAATCGGTCGTCCTTTCGGTCATCTCGATCAGCTTTCTGCTGTTCATGCGCTGGTATCAAGGCTTGCGCGACTACCAAGTGACGACCAAAGGGGTAAGCGGCCACCGCAGCGAAGTGTCCAATCCGTGGCTGAAGTGGAGTCTCGTCACATTCGGCATCGTCTTGCTCGTCGTGCTGCTCCTTCCGCACCTAACGATCATCGTATTGTCACTCGTTCCCGAAGGTACGTGGACGTGGCAAACGTATCCGACTGTGTTTAACTTCGACAACTACCGCTCGTTAATGGAAGACCCGACCATTTGGGAACCAGTCAAAAATAGTTTGTGGATGGCGACTATAGCCACCGTCTGTAACTTCCTATTCGGGCTGCTCGTCTCCTATTTGTTAGTGAAGCGTAAATTTGTCGGTAAGAACGCCGTCGACATACTGGTCATGCTGCCGTGGGCACTTCCAGCAACCGTCGTAGCGATGAATTTGATTTTCGCCTTTAACACGAAAACGCCCTTCGCCCTCGGCAACGTATTAGTCGGTACCTTTTGGATTTTGCCACTCGCCTACTTCGTCCGCCACATCCCACTCGTCGTCCGTTCGACGAACGCCGCGCTCGAGCAAGTCGACGATTCGCTCGAAGAGGCAGCCCGCAATTTAGGTGCCAAATGGTTTTACACCTTTCGACGCGTCATTTTTCCGCTCATCTTGCCCGGATTAATGGCAGGAACGTTGCTCGCGTTCGTCACGGCGGTCGGTGAGTTCGTGTCATCCGTGTTGCTGTATACGATTTCTAACCGCCCGATCTCGATTGAAATTATGAACCAATTGCGGATGTCTAATTTAGGTCAGGCTTCTGCCTATGCGGTGTACCAAATAGTGTTAATCGCTGCAGTACTA is a window from the Numidum massiliense genome containing:
- a CDS encoding NEW3 domain-containing protein, with the translated sequence MSSSVESANVVKAEMNRDDTGKRASTNEEVELWKVVRPLDTIVSFMNTGAHPDDEFSALLAYLSLGKGVRTSSVIANRGEGGQNEIGNELGNGLGIVRSLELQEASKVTNIHLSQLSRELDDAIYDFGFSKSPEETLEKWGEEVTYERLVREIREQRPDILYPSFRDVPSQHGHHRAMNQLTVRAFRDAADPAVFPEQLAEGLSPWQPRKLYLPGTKEEETLRFNIGTVDAVYGKTYPQLGEDSRYLHKSQGMGRDLPVEDYYVSLYLADSVVNSGRERTIFDALPYDFADYGKGLSSKKWKKALPAYQRQLDRVVAAYPNKDNIVKQGRKALQETRALLKAVDKDRRQLPEDTRVDLMHRLLVKEQQLQRASAVASDVQLTLQPKNMQLTRGAETDVTFTVHNKGAYALTNVQVKPIVPKGWEVTRVKKIARVKPGEKRQLSFRVKVAKDASFFRPYDDAVLRATVSYSLKGVRIAEQVNPANTVAVLPDFGLQLTPEKTMFNSEKNGESLSVQARVTNYVNGRNDGYIAVNAPDGWRVAPERINVAFKKQGEQKDVRFVLTPTADTTPGTYTIDVTAHNAKGSSFSAQVQPIQYDHIGRSYWLRDSQVTVEAFPLKMVEGLKVGYVDSGFDGVAEALKQAGMDVTLLSERDLASGDLSRYDTIVVGIRAYLSRDDLRAHNDRLLDYVKRGGHVVMQYHKPGDNWSPQLSPFPLQPGEPSIQWRVTDETAPVTILAPEHPVFHAPNAIAEADFNGWVQERGLYFPSSWDKAYTPLLSMADPGEEPFTGGLLTANYGEGSYVYTSLVWYRQIQSQIPGGYRMFVNLISYPHVQ
- a CDS encoding extracellular solute-binding protein, translating into MKTVKWVVLPLVLVLVFGSLLGCMAPSDHSGQADKRGTETGSKGKGTKELEEKVVVYSPHGKDILSDFEKQFTEAHPGVKVEWLDIGSQEILDRVRSEKDNPQADIWWGAPSVMFDQAKEEGLLEPYKPSYASALAEEFHAPDFSWSGTSQTPEVIMYNSKQLSAEEVPQDWDDLLDAKWKDKIVIRYPLASGTMRTIYSAMIWRTYKDTNDPQEGYEWLQALDKNTREYSANPEMMYTKIARGEGVLTVWNMPDTVMLKEEKNYPFDFVIPKSGTPVLTEGIALLKGAKHPEAAKAFYEFVNTPEATKLLAEKYYRIPTRNDVTDLPKWITETEIKPMAIDWATFQDKEDEWMDYWDTKIKSGSKEVKE
- a CDS encoding ABC transporter permease, which produces MPQLDPGRPPVWNYLCSDRALTYVLLLPVLYVLVAFVLYPSFKTLWESFFTKDGAFGLTNYAHFFGAETGTYLEALWNSVYISVLSVIFSACVGVPLAFIFNRYQFPGRSFFATAAIMPIVLPSLVGVMSFMFLYGETGLIPSALKDLFHLDNVPFSIGGVSGILLVHTYTMYVYFYMTVSATINNIDPALEEAAYNLGANRVTVFFKVTLPLLTPALVAGSLLVFMTSMASFSAPFMLAGGYRVLSLQIYFAKMNGDLEMAAAQSVVLSVISISFLLFMRWYQGLRDYQVTTKGVSGHRSEVSNPWLKWSLVTFGIVLLVVLLLPHLTIIVLSLVPEGTWTWQTYPTVFNFDNYRSLMEDPTIWEPVKNSLWMATIATVCNFLFGLLVSYLLVKRKFVGKNAVDILVMLPWALPATVVAMNLIFAFNTKTPFALGNVLVGTFWILPLAYFVRHIPLVVRSTNAALEQVDDSLEEAARNLGAKWFYTFRRVIFPLILPGLMAGTLLAFVTAVGEFVSSVLLYTISNRPISIEIMNQLRMSNLGQASAYAVYQIVLIAAVLFISNKFFGVKGEQPLL